From a single Miscanthus floridulus cultivar M001 chromosome 8, ASM1932011v1, whole genome shotgun sequence genomic region:
- the LOC136474634 gene encoding rop guanine nucleotide exchange factor 14-like encodes MRMKTLACCRRRPQDFSMDMDQEPDRVMTYNGLETCIINSSAYDDDSAISATTGGDGCVTTDSLDDEVSSCSSKDASGSSFSSHCLSKQEEHSLDELGTPIAIHLLPFKGKKPITYTLSASDIENMKEKFAKLLLGDDTSGGARGVCAALALSNGIINLSATVFGELWKLEPLCEDKKIRWRKEMDWLLSPTTYMVELVPTKQSGADGCTFEIMTPKARSDVHVNLPALQKLDTMLIEVMDSMIDTEFWYEESGSRADGRGKITGPRKSKKWWFPSPRVPEEGLSQFQRKRLVFQAKLVHQILKAAKSINEQVLFHMPIPAAVMDALPKSGRVSLGEDLYQAITTVYIPIEEIFVSLSLKTEHSVLETINRLEGAVFAWKQRILEERNKRSPGRHSWSFMKNSSSELDKMSACIERVDTLVQLLKSRYPNLPPTFIDVLKLQYNVDVGLAIVEAYSRVLVGVAFSILSRVAEILLEDDLIKKPNTPMATLKFDLSSDVYLAGITETPPGHIRRALMDQISMVDGRFDAVVKKKGVKQLRW; translated from the exons ATGAGGATGAAGACGCTGGCGTGCTGCCGGCGGCGGCCGCAGGACTTCAGCATGGACATGGACCAAGAGCCCGACA GGGTGATGACATATAATGGCCTCGAGACTTGCATTATCAACAGTTCCGCCTATGACGATGATAGTGCCATTAGTGCAACAACAGGCGGAGATGGATGTGTCACCACTGATTCCCTTGATGATGAAGTCTCTAGTTGCTCTAGTAAAGATGCTTCtggttcttccttctcttcacaCTGCCTTAGCAAGCAGGAGGAGCATTCACTAGATGAGTTGGGTACACCCATTGCAATTCATCTACTCCCTTTCAAAGGGAAGAAACCAATCACATATACCTTGAGTGCTTCAGATATTGAAAACATGAAGGAAAAATTTGCAAAGCTATTGCTCGGTGATGATACTTCAGGAGGAGCTAGGGGCGTTTGTGCGGCTCTGGCCTTGTCCAATGGCATAATCAATCTCTCTG CAACTGTTTTTGGAGAACTCTGGAAGCTGGAACCATTGTGCGAAGATAAAAAGATCAGGTGGAGAAAAGAAATGGACTGGTTGCTGTCTCCTACAACTTATATGGTGGAGCTGGTTCCAACGAAGCAAAGCGGGGCAGATGGATGCACATTTGAG ATTATGACTCCAAAGGCCCGCTCAGATGTTCATGTGAACCTTCCTGCCCTTCAGAAGCTTGATACGATGCTTATT GAAGTGATGGACTCTATGATAGATACAGAGTTCTGGTATGAGGAGAGTGGTAGCAGAGCTGATGGTCGGGGCAAAATTACAGGTCCAAGGAAGAGTAAAAAGTGGTGGTTCCCATCTCCTCGTGTCCCTGAGGAAGGGCTATCTCAATTTCAGCGAAAAAGGCTTGTTTTTCAGGCTAAGCTTGTTCATCAGATCCTCAAAGCTGCAAAATCCATCAACGAACAAGTCCTATTCCATATGCCTATTCCGGCAGCTGTTATGGATGCCCTTCCGAAG TCTGGGAGGGTTAGCTTGGGTGAAGATTTGTATCAGGCTATAACCACAGTGTATATTCCTATAGAGGAAATATTTGTTTCGCTCAGTTTGAAAACTGAGCATAGTGTGCTCGAGACTATTAACCGGTTGGAGGGTGCAGTGTTTGCATGGAAGCAAAGAATTCTAGAGGAAAGAAACAAGAGGTCCCCAGGACGCCATTCCTGGAGCTTCATGAAGAATAGCTCATCAGAACTTGACAAGATGTCTGCATGCATCGAAAGGGTTGACACTCTTGTGCAGCTTCTGAAATCCAGATATCCGAACCTGCCTCCAACTTTTATAGATGTTTTAAAGCTCCAATACAATGTG GACGTGGGGCTCGCAATTGTGGAGGCCTACTCTAGGGTTCTTGTTGGGGTAGCATTCAGCATACTTTCGCGTGTGGCGGAGATACTGCTGGAGGATGACCTAATCAAGAAGCCCAACACCCCCATGGCCACACTGAAGTTCGACCTCTCCTCCGACGTGTACTTGGCAGGCATCACAGAGACGCCACCTGGCCACATCCGGCGGGCGCTTATGGACCAGATCAGCATGGTCGACGGGCGCTTCGATGCTGTTGTCAAGAAGAAAGGGGTGAAGCAGCTGCGGTGGTGA